Proteins from one [Limnothrix rosea] IAM M-220 genomic window:
- a CDS encoding Uma2 family endonuclease: MVQQLTPNQTGIFYPDSDGQPMADNTLQFEWIVTIKENLEIIFADQADVFVAGDLLWYPIEGDNKTRRAPDAMVVFGRPKGDRGSYKQWEENNIAPQVVFEILSPGNTIREMAGKLEFYQTYGVEEYYLYDPYTKDLGGWQRIGDHLTVIPEMDQWVSPRLKIKFKSALGEKLKIFRPDGSPFLTSVELDNAKKQAELAQQQAESERDVERERADRLAAKLRELGIDPNEV, encoded by the coding sequence ATGGTTCAGCAACTGACTCCCAACCAAACAGGCATTTTTTATCCCGACAGTGACGGACAGCCGATGGCAGACAATACGTTGCAATTCGAGTGGATTGTCACCATTAAAGAAAATCTTGAAATTATCTTTGCCGATCAAGCCGATGTCTTTGTCGCGGGAGATCTCCTCTGGTATCCGATAGAAGGGGATAACAAAACGAGGCGTGCACCCGATGCTATGGTGGTTTTTGGTCGCCCAAAAGGCGATCGCGGTTCCTATAAACAATGGGAGGAAAATAATATTGCGCCACAGGTGGTGTTTGAGATTTTATCGCCGGGTAACACCATCCGGGAAATGGCAGGGAAGTTGGAGTTTTACCAAACCTACGGAGTAGAAGAGTATTACCTATACGATCCCTACACGAAGGATTTGGGGGGATGGCAGAGAATTGGTGATCATTTAACAGTAATCCCTGAGATGGATCAGTGGGTTAGCCCGCGACTCAAGATTAAATTTAAAAGTGCATTGGGGGAAAAGCTAAAAATTTTCCGACCTGATGGCAGTCCTTTTTTAACTTCTGTTGAACTTGATAATGCTAAAAAACAAGCTGAACTAGCTCAGCAGCAAGCTGAATCGGAACGGGATGTCGAGCGGGAACGTGCGGACAGATTGGCAGCAAAGTTGCGAGAGCTGGGTATTGATCCCAATGAGGTTTAG